A single region of the Thermoanaerobacterium aotearoense genome encodes:
- the ispG gene encoding flavodoxin-dependent (E)-4-hydroxy-3-methylbut-2-enyl-diphosphate synthase, with product MRKRTKEIKIGSIRIGGENPIAIQSMTNTDTKDVNKTVQQIKELESVGCDIVRVAVLDVDAAKAIEEIKKEIDIPIVADIHFDYRLALEAIKHGADKIRINPGNIGGDDKLKAVVDAAKDAGIPIRVGVNSGSLERDILNKYGGVTADGIVESALKSVSLLEKCGFYDIVVSLKTTNVPLTIESYKIISEKIDYPLHVGITEAGTIFSGTIKSAVGIGTLLYMGIGDTIRVSLTGNPVEEVRVGKQILKSLGLAKGGVEIISCPTCGRTKIDLIELAQKVEKATANINQDIKVAVMGCAVNGPGEAREADIGIAGGIGEGLIFKKGKIIKKVPEDKLFDEFIKELNDILKEKS from the coding sequence ATGAGGAAAAGAACAAAAGAAATAAAAATAGGAAGCATACGCATAGGTGGAGAAAACCCGATTGCAATACAATCCATGACTAATACTGACACAAAAGACGTAAATAAAACCGTGCAGCAAATTAAAGAGCTTGAAAGTGTGGGTTGTGATATTGTGCGTGTAGCTGTCCTTGATGTAGATGCTGCAAAAGCCATTGAAGAAATAAAAAAAGAAATTGATATCCCCATTGTTGCCGACATACATTTTGATTATAGATTGGCTTTAGAAGCTATTAAGCATGGGGCGGATAAAATCAGGATAAATCCAGGCAATATTGGTGGAGATGATAAGCTTAAAGCAGTAGTAGATGCTGCTAAAGATGCAGGAATCCCCATAAGAGTAGGTGTAAATTCTGGTTCATTGGAAAGGGACATTTTAAATAAATATGGTGGTGTAACAGCGGATGGAATTGTTGAAAGTGCACTTAAAAGTGTATCTCTCTTAGAAAAATGCGGCTTTTACGATATAGTGGTATCTTTAAAGACCACTAATGTACCGTTGACAATTGAGTCTTATAAGATTATTTCTGAAAAGATAGATTATCCACTTCACGTTGGCATTACAGAGGCTGGAACAATTTTTTCAGGAACTATAAAATCTGCTGTTGGGATTGGCACACTGCTATATATGGGTATTGGAGATACAATAAGAGTATCTTTAACGGGGAATCCTGTCGAAGAAGTAAGAGTTGGAAAACAAATATTAAAATCTTTAGGATTGGCAAAAGGAGGCGTAGAAATAATTTCTTGCCCAACATGTGGAAGAACTAAAATTGATCTTATAGAATTGGCTCAAAAAGTTGAAAAAGCAACAGCAAATATAAATCAAGACATAAAAGTTGCTGTAATGGGATGTGCAGTCAATGGCCCTGGCGAGGCAAGAGAAGCAGATATAGGAATAGCTGGGGGAATTGGAGAAGGTCTTATTTTTAAAAAAGGAAAGATTATTAAAAAAGTACCAGAAGATAAGCTTTTTGATGAATTTATTAAGGAACTTAACGATATACTGAAGGAGAAATCATGA
- the infB gene encoding translation initiation factor IF-2 — protein MEVNKMSKTRVYELAKELKITSKELISKLNDLDINVKNHMSTLEDDEVSLIIDLLTEKEETETDELVEEYDEIDEKPKKSNKKQKKSDAKKAKDDNNKPQDDSVKIISIPAFITVKELSEKMKINPSDIIKKLISKGIMVTINQQIDYENASQIAEEYGFLLEKKEENEDNLEIIDKEDDEKDLLPRPPVITVMGHVDHGKTSLLDAIRKTNVTQREAGGITQHIGASVVEINGKKVVFLDTPGHEAFTAMRARGASVTDIAVLVVAADDGVMPQTIEAINHAKAANVPIIVAINKIDKPNANPDRVKQELVEYGLVPEDWGGNTICVNVSAQKNIGLDDLLEMILLEAEMLELKANPNRPARGTIIEAQLDKNRGPVATVLVQKGTLKTGDVIIAGTAYGKVRAMFDDKGRKVKKASPSIPVEVLGLSDVPKAGDILVVLDDEKKARSIAEKRKEKFREEEMMQKQKISLDELFNQIKEGNVKELNIILKADVQGSVEALKSSIEQLSNDDVRLRVIHGAVGAITETDVMFASASNAIIIGFNVRPDSKAKSLAEKEKVDIRLYRIIYDAIDDLKAAMKGMLEPEYREKELGKAEVRAVFRVPNVGNVAGCYVVEGKISRNANIRLVRDGIVIFEGKISSLKRFKDDVKEVQSGFECGIGIERFNDIKEGDVLEAYQMEEIPR, from the coding sequence ATGGAGGTGAATAAAATGTCAAAGACAAGAGTTTATGAGTTGGCAAAAGAACTAAAAATTACAAGCAAGGAATTGATTTCGAAGTTAAATGATTTAGATATTAATGTAAAAAATCATATGAGCACGTTAGAAGATGATGAAGTAAGTTTAATAATAGATTTATTGACGGAAAAAGAGGAAACAGAGACCGATGAATTAGTAGAAGAATATGACGAAATTGATGAAAAGCCTAAAAAGTCTAACAAAAAGCAAAAAAAGTCAGATGCCAAAAAAGCAAAGGACGATAACAATAAACCACAAGATGATTCTGTTAAAATAATATCGATACCTGCGTTTATAACTGTTAAAGAGCTATCTGAAAAAATGAAAATAAATCCTTCAGATATCATAAAGAAATTGATATCCAAAGGAATAATGGTGACAATAAATCAACAAATAGACTATGAAAATGCCTCGCAAATCGCTGAAGAGTATGGCTTTTTATTAGAAAAAAAAGAGGAAAATGAAGATAATCTTGAGATCATAGACAAAGAAGATGATGAAAAAGATCTTCTGCCTAGACCACCTGTAATAACTGTGATGGGTCATGTAGATCATGGAAAAACATCCTTGCTGGATGCAATCAGAAAGACAAACGTTACTCAACGTGAAGCTGGAGGAATTACACAACACATTGGTGCATCTGTTGTAGAAATAAATGGCAAAAAAGTCGTGTTTTTGGATACACCAGGACATGAAGCATTTACGGCTATGAGGGCGAGAGGTGCCAGTGTGACTGATATTGCTGTATTAGTTGTAGCAGCGGATGATGGTGTTATGCCTCAAACAATAGAAGCAATAAACCATGCTAAAGCTGCAAATGTTCCGATAATTGTAGCCATAAATAAAATTGATAAACCTAATGCGAACCCAGATAGAGTTAAGCAAGAATTGGTGGAATATGGTTTGGTGCCAGAGGATTGGGGCGGAAATACAATATGTGTCAATGTTTCAGCGCAAAAAAATATTGGGCTTGATGATTTGCTTGAAATGATATTGCTGGAAGCGGAAATGTTAGAATTAAAGGCAAATCCAAATAGGCCAGCCAGAGGTACAATCATTGAAGCACAACTTGACAAAAACAGAGGTCCTGTTGCAACAGTTTTAGTACAAAAGGGAACACTAAAAACAGGTGATGTAATAATTGCTGGGACAGCTTATGGGAAAGTAAGAGCAATGTTTGACGATAAAGGCAGGAAGGTTAAAAAAGCATCACCATCGATACCTGTTGAAGTTTTGGGTCTGTCTGACGTTCCAAAAGCAGGAGACATACTTGTTGTATTGGATGATGAGAAAAAAGCTCGTTCAATTGCAGAAAAGCGCAAGGAAAAGTTCAGAGAAGAAGAAATGATGCAAAAGCAAAAGATATCTCTTGATGAACTGTTTAATCAAATAAAAGAAGGCAATGTAAAAGAGCTAAATATAATATTAAAAGCTGATGTACAGGGTTCTGTTGAAGCATTAAAAAGCTCCATTGAGCAATTGAGTAATGATGATGTAAGACTTAGAGTTATCCATGGAGCAGTTGGTGCTATTACTGAAACTGATGTCATGTTTGCTTCTGCATCTAATGCCATAATAATTGGCTTTAATGTAAGACCTGATAGCAAGGCTAAATCTTTGGCCGAAAAAGAGAAAGTTGATATAAGATTATATAGAATAATTTACGATGCGATTGATGATTTAAAAGCAGCTATGAAGGGTATGTTGGAACCAGAGTATAGAGAAAAAGAATTAGGCAAAGCAGAGGTAAGAGCAGTATTTAGGGTTCCTAATGTAGGAAATGTAGCTGGATGTTATGTAGTAGAAGGCAAGATTTCCAGAAATGCAAACATAAGATTAGTAAGAGATGGCATAGTAATTTTTGAAGGAAAAATATCTTCATTGAAGAGATTTAAAGACGATGTAAAAGAAGTACAATCTGGTTTTGAATGCGGAATCGGCATAGAAAGATTTAATGACATTAAAGAAGGTGATGTGCTGGAAGCATACCAGATGGAGGAAATACCTCGTTGA
- the rimP gene encoding ribosome maturation factor RimP, which translates to MSKIEELTRQLVTPAIEKNNFELVDVEYKKEGNNWYLRVYIDKDGGVSLDDCQIISEYLSEKLDEVDPIDNSYILEVSSPGIDRPLKTKRDFEKFKGSLVEVSLYQPIDKKKKYEGELLGLEDDKVIIVDDGGKREFDIKNVSLVKPVIKF; encoded by the coding sequence TTGTCAAAGATTGAAGAGTTGACAAGACAGCTTGTTACTCCCGCCATAGAAAAAAACAATTTTGAATTGGTTGATGTTGAATACAAAAAAGAAGGCAACAATTGGTATCTAAGAGTTTATATAGACAAAGATGGAGGAGTTAGCTTAGACGATTGTCAAATTATAAGTGAATATTTAAGTGAAAAGCTGGATGAAGTAGATCCAATAGATAATAGTTATATACTTGAAGTTTCTTCGCCAGGAATAGATAGACCATTAAAAACAAAACGGGATTTTGAAAAATTCAAAGGCAGTTTGGTTGAAGTTTCATTATATCAACCAATAGATAAAAAGAAAAAGTATGAAGGCGAGCTTTTAGGCCTTGAAGATGATAAAGTGATCATTGTTGACGATGGCGGAAAAAGAGAATTTGATATAAAAAATGTTAGTTTGGTTAAACCTGTTATAAAATTTTAG
- the rnpM gene encoding RNase P modulator RnpM yields the protein MKSKKVPMRMCLGCQEMKPKRELLRIVKKAHSNEVQVDLTGKLSGRGCYVCKNIDCVEKALKSKKIERALETSLTEDIIEQIRKEVSNE from the coding sequence GTGAAGTCCAAAAAAGTTCCAATGAGAATGTGTCTTGGTTGCCAAGAAATGAAGCCAAAGAGAGAGTTGCTTCGAATCGTCAAAAAAGCGCATAGCAATGAAGTCCAAGTTGATTTGACAGGTAAGTTGTCTGGGAGAGGTTGCTATGTCTGTAAAAACATTGATTGCGTAGAAAAAGCCTTAAAATCAAAAAAAATAGAAAGGGCATTGGAAACTTCATTAACTGAAGATATTATTGAACAAATCAGAAAAGAGGTTTCAAATGAATAA
- the nusA gene encoding transcription termination factor NusA, translating to MNSEFIEALEQICKDKGITKETMFEAIEAALVSAYKKNYGTAQNVKVKMDRETGDVKVYAQKTVVENVYNDLLEISLEEAQKLSKKYLVGDTVDIEVTPKSFGRIAAQNAKQVVVQRIREAERGIVYEDFLSKESEIVTGIVERIEKKNVLVDLGKTEATLTPNEQIPNETYKHGDRIKVYIVEVKKTTKGPQILISRSHPGLVKRLFEMEVPELQQGIVEIRSISREPGSRTKMAVYAKDENVDPVGSCVGYKGARVQAVVNELKGEKIDIVKWSSKPQEFVTNALSPAKVLSIDIDEKEKIARVVVPDYQLSLAIGKEGQNVRLAAKLTGWKIDITSESTAKS from the coding sequence ATGAACAGTGAATTTATTGAAGCACTTGAACAAATTTGCAAAGATAAAGGCATTACGAAAGAAACGATGTTTGAAGCAATAGAAGCTGCATTGGTTTCGGCGTACAAAAAAAACTATGGAACAGCTCAGAATGTCAAAGTAAAGATGGACAGAGAAACGGGTGATGTTAAAGTCTATGCTCAAAAAACAGTTGTGGAAAATGTGTACAATGATTTGCTTGAAATAAGTTTGGAAGAGGCTCAAAAATTAAGCAAGAAATACCTTGTTGGTGATACTGTTGATATTGAAGTTACGCCAAAATCTTTTGGGAGAATAGCAGCACAAAATGCTAAACAGGTTGTTGTTCAAAGAATAAGAGAAGCAGAACGAGGTATTGTGTATGAAGACTTTTTAAGCAAGGAATCAGAAATAGTCACTGGAATTGTAGAAAGAATAGAAAAAAAGAATGTTTTAGTTGATTTAGGTAAAACTGAAGCTACTTTGACGCCAAATGAGCAGATTCCAAACGAAACCTACAAACATGGAGATAGAATAAAAGTCTATATAGTAGAAGTTAAAAAGACTACAAAAGGTCCGCAAATACTTATATCACGTTCACACCCAGGATTGGTAAAAAGGCTTTTTGAGATGGAGGTACCAGAATTGCAACAAGGTATCGTCGAAATTCGAAGTATTTCGAGAGAACCTGGTTCAAGGACGAAAATGGCTGTATATGCAAAAGACGAAAATGTTGATCCGGTAGGTTCATGTGTAGGTTACAAGGGCGCAAGAGTACAAGCTGTTGTAAATGAGTTAAAGGGTGAAAAGATAGATATCGTAAAATGGAGCTCAAAACCACAGGAATTTGTAACTAACGCTTTAAGTCCGGCCAAAGTTTTAAGTATTGATATTGATGAAAAAGAAAAAATAGCAAGAGTCGTCGTACCTGATTATCAGCTTTCTCTTGCAATTGGCAAAGAAGGACAAAATGTAAGATTAGCTGCTAAGCTAACAGGATGGAAGATAGACATAACAAGTGAATCTACTGCTAAATCTTAA
- a CDS encoding glycosyltransferase family 2 protein: MISVIIPAYNEGKNIKDVLKVLEKINIIDETIVVNDGSTDDTEKVVSLFNVKLINLKTNLGKGAALKRGIQAANGDVLVLLDADLIGFTPEHFNKLVKPVLDNKCDMAVGIFSSGRKRTDLAQKIAPFLSGQRVLKRDVLIDFINNSDVDILKYGIEVALTKYAKEKHLRVQHVQLENMTHVMKEEKLGFIKGFKARLMMYKDILKVWM; this comes from the coding sequence ATGATATCTGTCATTATTCCTGCGTATAATGAGGGGAAAAATATAAAAGATGTTTTAAAAGTATTAGAAAAAATCAATATTATTGATGAAACAATAGTTGTAAATGATGGTTCAACAGACGATACTGAAAAAGTCGTTTCTCTTTTTAACGTAAAGCTTATAAATCTAAAGACAAATTTAGGGAAAGGTGCTGCTTTAAAAAGGGGCATTCAAGCTGCTAATGGAGATGTATTAGTTTTGCTTGATGCAGATCTTATAGGTTTTACTCCAGAGCATTTTAATAAATTAGTAAAACCTGTTTTAGATAATAAGTGTGATATGGCAGTTGGCATATTTTCATCTGGAAGAAAAAGAACTGATTTAGCACAAAAAATAGCTCCTTTTTTGTCAGGACAGCGTGTTTTAAAAAGAGATGTTCTTATAGATTTTATAAATAATAGCGATGTAGACATTTTGAAATATGGAATAGAAGTAGCGCTTACGAAATATGCCAAAGAAAAACATTTAAGAGTGCAACATGTACAGTTAGAAAATATGACGCATGTAATGAAAGAAGAAAAATTGGGTTTTATTAAAGGTTTTAAAGCCAGGCTGATGATGTATAAAGACATTTTAAAGGTATGGATGTAA
- a CDS encoding PolC-type DNA polymerase III has product MLPSFLKEELGISDIKINKISLCLKERKLILFLPFNFKKDVSKLESLKSTIKSKIPLLSNIEFEFTGADNIDVNSVLNDYWDDIIKKASEKYPGTLSFIKSCHVSIKDEEHVIIKASNEVSFNFLKKNKIDAYIGELIKEYYDLDVNFALDFDEAIYDKLHEEIKKDEEILANNIITSPPESSQKIESDVDDNDSKVLLGKEINTEIVKICDVFQEGDDVAIKGEIFSIDFREIKSKYLMTFDITDTTSSFTVKAFLNGEKYNLIKDRLTIGSNVKVRGTVIYDKYERDLILNAKDVELCEKSVRVDSHPQKRVELHVHTQMSSMDGVSSAESLIRRASEWGHKAIAITDHAVLQAYPEAQSAAKKYGVKVIYGVEGYLVNDGVPIVSGSTSMTIDGSFVVFDIETTGLSSINDNIIEIGAVKIKNCQIVDTFETFVNPQVHISKFITKLTGITDDMVKEYPSIEEILPKFLDFIKDSILVAHNANFDVTFIKTKARNLGMEVDNPVLDTLELSRHMYENLKNYKLDTVAQHLGVSLENHHRAVDDAKATAEIFIKSINKLKENGIEKVNEINDYLKNKVDIKKMPTYHVIILVRNQKGLRNLYELVSRSNLEYFHRNPRIPKSLLSQMREGLLIGSACEQGEVFRGLISNLDDDKLHEIASYYDYLEIQPLGNNEFLIDKGEVKNKEELIKINKRIYDLGKQLKKPVVATCDVHFLDPWDNVYRKILMYGKGFKDADRQPPLYFRTTDEMLREFDYFDEEIAREIVIDNPNQIADSIEDVKPIPDGTFPPSIEGAEEELRKLTLNKAHEIYGEKLPEIVEKRLDKELNSIINNGYAVMYIIAQKLVTKSLSDGYLVGSRGSVGSSFVATMSGITEVNPLPPHYICPHCKHSEFILDGSYGSGVDMPDKDCPQCGTKMRKDGHDIPFEVFLGFEGDKEPDIDLNFSGDYQPIAHKYTEEIFGIGHVFRAGTIGTLADKTAYGFVKKYFEEKNLTVHNAEIKRLVMGCTGAKRTTGQHPGGVMVVPKDKDIYDFTPIQHPADAQDSDIITTHFDYHSISGRLLKLDILGHDDPTVIRMLEDLTGINAREIPLDDKKTMSLFTSVEALNIDPEDINCTVGTLGLPEFGTKFVRQMLVDTKPTTFAELVRISGLSHGTDVWLNNAQDIIKEGKATLKEVISTRDDIMLFLISKGLDKKLSFKIMESVRKGKGIKDEEIEEMKKHNVPDWFIQSCQKIKYMFPKAHAVAYVIMAFRIAYFKVHHPEAFYATYFTVRADEFNLDMMDSLEKIKENIRLIESKGNNATAKEKGLLTILEVGLEMYLRGLRFTNIDLYKSDAVKFLITKDGILPPLNSLEGIGKQAAKIIAEEREKGKFLSIEDLRNRTRISKTVIDILKQHGCLQDIPESNQLSLF; this is encoded by the coding sequence ATGCTACCTTCTTTTCTTAAAGAGGAATTAGGTATAAGCGACATAAAAATAAATAAAATAAGTTTATGTTTAAAGGAAAGAAAGCTTATACTGTTTTTGCCTTTTAATTTTAAAAAAGATGTTTCAAAATTAGAATCTTTAAAATCTACTATTAAATCAAAAATCCCTCTACTTTCTAATATAGAATTTGAATTTACAGGTGCAGATAACATTGACGTAAATTCAGTTTTAAATGATTATTGGGATGATATTATAAAAAAAGCCAGTGAAAAATATCCTGGCACTTTAAGTTTTATAAAATCATGTCATGTATCGATTAAAGATGAGGAACATGTAATAATAAAGGCGTCAAATGAAGTATCTTTTAATTTTCTAAAGAAAAACAAAATCGATGCGTATATTGGCGAATTGATAAAAGAATATTATGATCTAGACGTAAATTTTGCTTTAGATTTTGATGAAGCAATATATGACAAACTTCATGAAGAAATCAAAAAGGACGAAGAAATCTTGGCAAATAACATCATCACAAGTCCTCCAGAAAGCAGCCAAAAAATTGAAAGTGATGTGGATGATAATGACAGCAAAGTATTACTTGGAAAAGAAATAAATACAGAAATTGTAAAAATATGCGATGTATTTCAAGAAGGTGATGATGTTGCAATAAAAGGTGAAATTTTTTCAATAGATTTCCGCGAAATAAAATCTAAATATCTGATGACTTTTGATATTACTGATACTACATCTTCATTTACAGTTAAAGCATTTTTAAATGGTGAAAAGTACAATCTAATTAAAGACAGATTGACAATAGGAAGCAATGTAAAAGTGCGCGGTACTGTTATTTACGATAAATATGAAAGAGATCTAATATTGAATGCTAAAGACGTAGAACTATGCGAGAAATCTGTCAGAGTAGATTCTCATCCACAAAAAAGGGTAGAGTTGCATGTACATACACAAATGAGCAGCATGGATGGAGTAAGCTCTGCAGAGTCTTTAATCAGAAGGGCATCAGAGTGGGGGCACAAAGCGATTGCAATAACAGATCATGCTGTATTGCAGGCTTATCCTGAAGCTCAAAGTGCTGCGAAAAAATATGGTGTTAAAGTCATCTACGGCGTAGAGGGTTATCTTGTCAATGATGGTGTTCCAATCGTCAGCGGAAGCACATCTATGACTATTGATGGCAGCTTTGTTGTATTTGACATTGAAACTACTGGTCTTTCAAGCATTAATGACAATATTATTGAAATTGGGGCTGTCAAGATAAAGAATTGTCAAATAGTAGATACATTCGAGACTTTTGTGAATCCACAAGTTCACATATCTAAATTTATAACAAAATTGACCGGCATAACAGACGACATGGTTAAAGAGTACCCATCTATTGAAGAAATCTTGCCTAAATTTTTGGACTTTATAAAGGATTCTATTCTTGTAGCGCATAATGCAAACTTTGACGTGACTTTTATAAAGACAAAAGCCAGAAATCTTGGTATGGAAGTGGACAATCCCGTTTTAGACACTTTAGAGTTAAGCAGGCACATGTATGAAAATCTAAAAAATTACAAACTGGATACTGTAGCGCAGCATCTTGGTGTGTCACTTGAAAATCATCATAGAGCCGTAGACGATGCTAAAGCAACTGCTGAAATTTTTATTAAAAGTATCAATAAGCTGAAAGAAAACGGAATAGAAAAAGTAAATGAGATAAACGATTATTTAAAAAACAAGGTTGACATAAAAAAAATGCCTACATATCATGTAATCATACTTGTCAGAAACCAAAAAGGGTTGAGAAATCTCTATGAATTAGTATCAAGATCAAATTTGGAGTATTTTCACAGAAATCCAAGAATTCCTAAAAGTCTTTTGTCGCAAATGAGAGAAGGATTATTAATTGGTTCTGCTTGTGAACAAGGTGAAGTTTTTAGGGGATTAATATCAAATCTTGATGATGATAAATTACACGAGATCGCTAGTTACTATGATTATTTAGAAATACAACCTTTAGGAAATAACGAATTTTTAATTGATAAGGGTGAGGTAAAAAACAAAGAAGAATTGATTAAGATAAACAAAAGAATTTATGATTTGGGAAAACAACTCAAAAAACCGGTTGTTGCGACGTGTGATGTTCATTTTTTAGACCCTTGGGATAATGTGTATAGAAAGATACTCATGTATGGAAAAGGGTTTAAAGATGCTGATAGACAGCCACCACTTTATTTTAGAACAACCGATGAAATGCTGAGAGAATTTGATTACTTTGATGAAGAGATTGCAAGGGAGATTGTCATAGACAATCCTAATCAAATAGCAGATTCTATAGAAGATGTTAAACCAATACCAGATGGCACATTTCCTCCGTCAATAGAAGGTGCCGAAGAAGAGCTTAGGAAATTGACATTAAACAAGGCTCATGAAATATATGGTGAAAAATTGCCAGAGATAGTTGAAAAAAGGCTGGACAAAGAGCTAAATTCTATCATAAATAATGGTTACGCTGTTATGTACATCATAGCTCAAAAGTTAGTGACAAAATCACTAAGTGATGGTTATTTAGTTGGTTCAAGAGGTTCGGTCGGTTCGTCGTTTGTGGCAACCATGAGCGGAATAACCGAGGTTAATCCATTGCCACCTCATTATATCTGCCCTCATTGCAAGCACTCAGAGTTTATATTAGATGGAAGTTATGGTTCTGGTGTGGATATGCCTGATAAAGATTGTCCACAATGCGGAACAAAGATGAGAAAAGATGGACATGATATTCCATTTGAAGTGTTTCTTGGATTTGAAGGGGATAAAGAACCAGATATAGATTTAAACTTTTCAGGAGATTATCAGCCGATAGCACATAAGTACACAGAAGAAATATTTGGAATAGGTCACGTCTTTAGAGCTGGAACTATTGGTACATTGGCTGATAAAACAGCATACGGCTTTGTGAAAAAGTATTTCGAAGAAAAAAATTTAACGGTTCATAATGCAGAAATCAAGAGGTTAGTCATGGGTTGTACTGGTGCCAAAAGGACTACAGGGCAACATCCAGGTGGTGTTATGGTTGTCCCCAAAGACAAAGACATTTATGATTTTACACCAATACAGCATCCTGCAGATGCACAAGATTCAGACATAATAACAACACACTTTGATTATCACTCTATAAGCGGAAGACTGCTTAAGCTTGATATACTTGGTCATGATGATCCTACAGTAATCAGAATGCTGGAAGATTTAACAGGAATCAATGCCAGAGAAATACCATTAGATGATAAAAAGACGATGAGCCTTTTTACAAGTGTAGAAGCTCTTAACATAGATCCAGAAGATATAAATTGCACAGTAGGCACTTTAGGATTGCCTGAATTTGGAACGAAATTTGTAAGACAGATGCTGGTTGATACAAAGCCGACAACTTTTGCAGAGCTTGTAAGAATAAGCGGACTTTCACATGGTACAGATGTTTGGCTTAATAATGCACAAGACATAATAAAAGAAGGCAAAGCCACACTTAAAGAGGTAATTTCCACACGAGATGATATAATGTTATTTCTTATCAGCAAAGGGCTTGACAAGAAGTTGTCTTTCAAGATAATGGAAAGCGTTAGAAAAGGAAAGGGCATAAAAGACGAGGAAATAGAGGAAATGAAAAAGCATAATGTGCCTGATTGGTTTATTCAGTCGTGTCAAAAAATCAAGTACATGTTTCCTAAAGCCCATGCAGTTGCTTATGTCATAATGGCTTTTAGGATAGCTTATTTTAAAGTGCACCACCCTGAGGCTTTTTATGCCACGTATTTTACTGTTAGAGCTGATGAATTTAATTTGGATATGATGGATTCATTAGAAAAAATCAAAGAAAATATAAGGCTAATTGAATCAAAGGGCAATAATGCTACAGCAAAGGAGAAAGGCTTATTGACAATATTAGAGGTTGGTCTTGAAATGTACCTTAGAGGCCTAAGATTCACAAATATTGATTTGTATAAATCTGATGCGGTGAAATTTTTAATTACAAAAGATGGCATATTGCCTCCATTGAACTCATTGGAAGGTATAGGTAAGCAAGCAGCGAAGATAATAGCTGAAGAGAGAGAAAAAGGCAAATTTTTATCAATAGAAGATTTGAGAAATAGAACGAGAATCAGTAAAACTGTTATCGACATTTTAAAGCAGCATGGTTGCTTGCAGGATATTCCTGAATCAAATCAATTAAGTTTATTTTAA
- a CDS encoding L7Ae/L30e/S12e/Gadd45 family ribosomal protein produces the protein MNKFYSMLGLCRRAGKLLPGRLPVEKGIAKSSVRLVIIAEDASENTKKKFISLCNSKNILYIIAGNMSYIGKSIGRDDTAVIGITDENLSNKLLAEAKEVLTNGGE, from the coding sequence ATGAATAAATTTTATTCTATGCTGGGGTTGTGCAGGAGAGCAGGAAAATTATTGCCGGGAAGGTTGCCGGTTGAAAAAGGAATTGCTAAATCAAGTGTTCGTCTTGTTATTATAGCGGAAGACGCTTCTGAAAATACAAAGAAAAAGTTTATATCTTTATGTAATTCTAAAAACATTTTATATATAATCGCTGGTAATATGTCTTATATTGGCAAAAGCATAGGGCGAGACGATACAGCGGTGATTGGCATTACAGATGAAAACCTATCTAACAAACTATTAGCTGAAGCAAAGGAGGTTCTAACTAATGGAGGTGAATAA